In Flavobacteriales bacterium, the genomic stretch GCCTTACCCGAAACCGATGGAGGATTCCAAGTCAAACGAGCAGTGTTCTCAGGAAAAGCCTTTGCTACAGTCGCTATACAGAGCGATAGGAAAGTAATCTCCCTCATGCCGAATTCAGTACCTCCTCAGGAAACAGGTGGTACGGCTGAAGTCGAGGATTTCAATCCCGACCTCGGTTCTAAAAGAGTCACTGTGAAGGAGACCAAAAAACGCTCAGGAACGATCTCTCTTCCCGATGCGGAGAAAGTGGTCTCTGCAGGCAGGGGACTCAAGGGTCCTGAGAACTGGGGTATGGTCGAAGAACTGGCCGAGGCTCTGGGTGCGGCTACCGCGTGTTCACGTCCGGTTGCTGACATCGGGTGGAGACCGCATCACGAGCACGTAGGACAGACCGGTGTGGCCATACGACCCAATCTCTATATCGCCATAGGGATATCCGGTGCTATCCAGCATCTGGCCGGAGTGAATGGCTCGAAGACCATCGTAGTGATCAATACCGATGAGGAAGCGCCTTTCTTCAAGGCCGCAGATTATGGAGTGGTAGGTGATGCTTTTGAAGTGGTACCCAAGCTGACCGAGGCTGTCAAGGCCTTCCAAGGCTGAATCTCACAGTGAAAATATTTACATTCGTGTGACCTTTTTCTAGGGATTGCATACGCTGATTCCTAAAGGTGCTCGACCCCGTTCACATTGCATGGAAAAGATAGGACTTGAAATCATCGGCTTGTCGTACAGTCAGACACAGACTGGCGCCTATGCCCTTATTCTCAAGGAGATCGATGGCAAGCGTAGGCTACCTATCATCATCGGTGGATTCGAGGCACAAGCCATCGCCATCGAGATAGAGAAGATGACCCCGAGCCGTCCCTTGACCCATGACTTATTCAAAAGCTTTTCTGACTCCTTCGACATACGCTTGAAGGAGATCATCATCTACAACCTGATGGAAGGGGTCTTCTTTTCCCAGCTCATCTGCGAGGATGCCAATGGAGTAGAACGGGAGATAGATGCCCGTACTTCTGATGCGGTGGCCCTGGCGGTCAGATTCCAGTGTCCTATATATACCTACGAGTTCATCCTGAGTTCGGCCGGCATTATTCTAGACGATGAATTGGCGAGTGAATCCGAGATGGATGAGACCTTTGAATTGGATGTGGTACAGGAGAGTATGCAGAGCGACACACAGAAATCCCTCGATCAGCTCAATAAAGAGTTAGAAGAAGCCTTGACCAACGAGGATTACGAACGGGCGTCCAAGATCAGGGATGAGATCAATAGCCGCAGTCAGAACAACTGAGCCTCTTGCTTCTAGCGAGCTTCTTGCTCAGAATCTTTATACTTGGCTCTTGATCCCGGTCGGCTGATGAAACGCTTCCTCCTTCTTCTTCCCCTTCTTCTATTCTCTACACTGCTTTCTGCCCAAGATGGACTGCTTGAGCTAGAGAGCGGCTGGATGACCGATATCTTCCGAGGTGTATTGGGCATGGTAGTCCTGGTGGGTGTGGGATTTCTGTTGAGCGCTAATAGAAAGGCTGTGGATTGGGGATTGGTACTCAAGGGAATCGCCCTGCAGCTGATATTGGGCCTGGCCATTCTCAAGGTTCCTTTCATCTATGACATCTTCGATGCCATCGCTGACTTCTTCATCCGTATTCTCGAGTTCACGGAGGCCGGAGCGAGTTTTGTGCTAGGAGCTTGGCCCGATTATCTCATCGTGGAGAATGCGGCCGATGAGAACAGACCATTTGCCATCGGCTACATCTTCGCGTTCAAGGTTCTCCCGACCATCGTCTTCTTTGCGGCCTTCTCTTCCCTACTCTATTACTTGGGTATCCTACAGAAGATAGTCTATGCGCTAGCATGGGTCATGAGCAAACTGATGCACATGTCAGGTGCTGAGAGCCTGGCTGCAGCGGCCAATGTTTTCATCGGTCAGACCGAGGCTCCGCTGGTCGTGAGACCGTATCTGGAAGGTATGACACGCTCAGAGATCATGTGCTTGATGACAGGAGGTATGGCCACTATCGCTGGAG encodes the following:
- a CDS encoding NupC/NupG family nucleoside CNT transporter; translated protein: MKRFLLLLPLLLFSTLLSAQDGLLELESGWMTDIFRGVLGMVVLVGVGFLLSANRKAVDWGLVLKGIALQLILGLAILKVPFIYDIFDAIADFFIRILEFTEAGASFVLGAWPDYLIVENAADENRPFAIGYIFAFKVLPTIVFFAAFSSLLYYLGILQKIVYALAWVMSKLMHMSGAESLAAAANVFIGQTEAPLVVRPYLEGMTRSEIMCLMTGGMATIAGGVFAAFIGFLGNEYAIHLLTASIISAPAAIVFAKILYPEDTPEKLNRNLDISKEKIGSNVLDAITNGTVDGLKLAINVGAMLLVFIAMIAMLNYILGDWIGAWTGLNDLVAEWTDGSYEKFSLEYLFGLFFAPFAWILGVPSADILSVGELLGTKTIINEFVAYANLPSAELTYKKSWIIATYAL
- a CDS encoding electron transfer flavoprotein subunit alpha/FixB family protein, whose protein sequence is MSVLVFAHQNDGDFSKGVLEACSYGKQVADKMGTACIAVTCGSGDGGKLGNYGVSKVLRSAEENLDDSQMSKLVCAAADQSGAQVIVFSHDLTGKAVAPRVSARLQAGMVAGANALPETDGGFQVKRAVFSGKAFATVAIQSDRKVISLMPNSVPPQETGGTAEVEDFNPDLGSKRVTVKETKKRSGTISLPDAEKVVSAGRGLKGPENWGMVEELAEALGAATACSRPVADIGWRPHHEHVGQTGVAIRPNLYIAIGISGAIQHLAGVNGSKTIVVINTDEEAPFFKAADYGVVGDAFEVVPKLTEAVKAFQG